The following are encoded in a window of Vidua chalybeata isolate OUT-0048 chromosome 23, bVidCha1 merged haplotype, whole genome shotgun sequence genomic DNA:
- the RPS25 gene encoding 40S ribosomal protein S25 yields MPPKDDKKKKDAGKSAKKDKDPVNKSGGKAKKKKWSKGKVRDKLNNLVLFDKATYDKLCKEVPNYKLITPAVVSERLKIRGSLARAALQELLSKGLIKLVSKHRAQVIYTRNTKGGDAPAAGEDA; encoded by the exons ATg CCGCCCAAAGACgacaagaagaagaaggacGCGGGCAAGTCCGCCAAGAAGGACAAGGACCCCGTCAACAAGTCCGGCGGCAAAGCCAAGAAGAAG AAGTGGTCCAAGGGGAAAGTGAGAGACAAGTTGAACAACCTTGTCCTGTTTGACAAGGCCACTTACGACAAACTGTGCAAAGAAGTGCCCAACTACAAGCTCATCACACCTGCAGTTGTTTCAGAAAGGCTGAAGATTCGAGGCTCCCTAGCTCGGGCTGCCCTCCAGGAGCTCCTCAGCAAAG GGTTGATCAAACTGGTGTCCAAGCACCGAGCCCAAGTGATTTATACCCGAAACACGAAAGGTGGAGATGCGCCTGCTGCAGGGGAGGACGCGTAG
- the CENATAC gene encoding centrosomal AT-AC splicing factor, with amino-acid sequence MAVHYCGLCRRSAFTGRRHRYSAGHRRRLREALAQLQEATAAARAAAAAADGAAAVRRYDPAEHDGRVWCPCCGRGVRRDGRRGGLALLQAGLMRHLAGPEHRRETARFWRENRAEAALRERCLVPAEEYERFAQALEQALAEHQRREEERILQMAADIREAERRQRETVQAALQLQPEPELCAGPSVCRLPTGPERDSPCGAEEPGPSRMQTGPDLAWMESSKVLTFIGHQETEGKGNVHTGAKPPWLTEEEDGSKQIGPSYEEFLKHKEKQKLKKLPVERVGANFDHTSQTSDSWLPSFGRVWNHGRRWQSRHQFRTESGEKKKKR; translated from the exons ATGGCCGTGCACTACTGCGGGCTGTGCCGCCGCAGCGCCTTCACGGGCCGCCGGCACCGCTACAGCGCGGGGCACCGCCGGCGGCTGCGGGAGGCGCtggcccagctgcaggaggcgacggcggcggcgcgggcagcggcggccgcggccgaTGGGGCTGCGGCCGTGCGGCGCTACGACCCGGCGGAGCACGACGGGCGCGTGTGGTGCCCGTGCTGCGGGCGCGGCGTGCGGCGGGacgggcggcgcggcgggctGGCGCTGCTGCAGGCCGGCCTGATGCGGCACTTGGCCGG GCCCGAGCACCGCCGGGAGACGGCGCGGTTCTGGCGGGAGAACCGGGCGGAggcggcgctgcgggagcgGTGCCTGGTGCCGGCCGAGGAGTACGAGCGCTTCGCGCAGGCCCTAGAGCAGGCGCTGGCCGAGCACCAGCGCCGGGAGGAGGAGCGCATCCTCCAG ATGGCGGCTGACATCCGGGAGGCCGAGCGCCGGCAGCGAGAGACGGTGCAAGCCGCGCTGCAG CTTCAACCAGAGCCAGAACTTTGTGCAGGACCTTCTGTCTGCAGGCTCCCCACAGGACCCGAACG GGACAGCCCTTGTGGTGCAGAAGAGCCTGGCCCGAGCAGAATGCAGACAGGACCTGATTTAGCCTGGATGGAATCAAGCAAGGTTCTGACCTTCATTGGCCACCAG gaaacagaagggaaaggaaatgtcCACACAG GAGCAAAACCTCCATGGCTAACAGAAGAAGAAGATGGAAGTAAACAAATTGGACCTTCTTATGAGGAATTTCTCAAACACA aggagaagcagaagctgaaaaagCTCCCGGTGGAACGTGTTGGTGCCAATTTTGACCATACCTCTCAGACAAGTGACAGCTGGCTCCCTTCCTTTGGGCGTGTATGGAAtcatggcaggaggtggcagtCCCG GCATCAGTTTAGAACTGAAtcaggggaaaagaagaaaaaaaggtga
- the TRAPPC4 gene encoding trafficking protein particle complex subunit 4: protein MSARKEERGVRRGRARGAAASLPGRRRRRAGGAAAAGAMAIFSVYVVNKAGGLIYQLDHYAPRADTEKTFSFPLDLVLRPHDERVVVAFGQRDGIRVGHAVLAINGAEVNGRFTADGKDVLEFLGNPANYPVSIRFGRHRLSSNEKLMLASMFHSLFAIGSQLSPEVGSSGIEMLETDTFKLHCFQTLTGIKFMVLADPRQTGIDALLRKIYEIYSDFALKNPFYSLEMPIRCELFDQNLKLALEVAEKAGPFGPGS, encoded by the exons ATGTCGGCGAGAAAGGAAGAGCGCGGCGTGCGGCGGGGGCGggcccgcggggccgcggcgtCActgccggggcggcggcggcgccgggcgggcggggcTGCCGCTGCCGGGGCTATGGCGATCTTCAGCGTCTACGTGGTCAACAAGGCTGGCGGCCTCATCTACCAGCTGGACCACTACGCGCCCCGCGCCGACACCGAGAAAACGTTCAGCTTTCCGCTCGATCTCGTCCTGCGCCCGCACGACGAGCGCGTCGTCGTCGCCTTCGGGCAGCGGGACGGCATCCGCG tgGGTCACGCCGTGCTCGCCATCAACGGCGCCGAGGTCAACGGTCGCTTCACGGCGGACGGGAAGGACGTGCTGGAGTTCCTGGGTAACCCCGCCAACTACCCGGTGTCCATCCGCTTTGGCCGCCACCGGCTCTCCTCCAACGAGAAGCTTATGCTGGCCTCCATGTTCCACTC GCTGTTTGCCATCGGGTCACAGCTGTCACCTGAAGTTGGGAGCTCCGGGATCGAGATGCTGGAGACCGACACCTTCAAGTTGCACTGCTTCCAGACACTGACAG GGATCAAATTCATGGTTCTTGCTGACCCAAGGCAGACGGGGATAGACGCTCTTCTCCGCAAAATCTATGAGATTTACTCAGACTTCGCTCTGAAGAATCCTTTCTACTCCCTGGAGATGCCAATAAG GTGCGAGTTGTTTGATCAGAACTTGAAGCTTGCTCTGGAGGTGGCAGAGAAAGCTGGACCCTTCGGACCTGGATCATAG